The following coding sequences lie in one Rutidosis leptorrhynchoides isolate AG116_Rl617_1_P2 chromosome 6, CSIRO_AGI_Rlap_v1, whole genome shotgun sequence genomic window:
- the LOC139855259 gene encoding uncharacterized protein has translation MVERFFSGNSPNLLNNTIMLLSGPPSSGKTSLLFQFAFNSVVNSTDDDDKSVVFICNPRKLDTNPPFLSKGIDSSSDVFNRIQMKYVEDEEGINKFFAAFHMHDRFPVLVIIDDFGEYFDERY, from the exons ATGGTGGAGCGCTTTTTCTCCGGTAACTCTCCGAATCTACTCAATAACACAATAATGCTACTCTCCGGCCCTCCCTCATC AGGGAAGACATCGTTGTTATTTCAATTTGCATTCAATTCCGTAGTCAATAGTACTGACGATGATGATAAATCAGTTGTTTTCATTTGCAATCCAAGGAAATTAGATACAAATCCCCCTTTTCTCTCTAAG GGAATTGATTCGTCTTCAGATGTGTTTAATCGAATTCAAATGAA GTATGTGGAGGATGAGGAAGGGATCAACAAGTTCTTTGCTGCATTTCACATGCATGATAGGTTTCCTGTTTTGGTTATAATCGACGATTTTGGAGAATACTTTGATGAGAGGTATTAG
- the LOC139855260 gene encoding heat shock 70 kDa protein 3-like: MAILAGCYRLGLGLGLGSLYVRMSKSVGRTAIGIDLGTTYSCVAEWFDQHNRIEIIPNEQGNKITPSCVAWDGTNILVGEAAKNQITRNPKNTVFDVKRLIGNKFSDSRVQEDMKLWPFKVKKGSAEEPIVVFEHEYGDKEFSSEDISSLILKNLKEAAESYLGTKVTDAVITVPAYFNDKQRQATMTAAKLAGLNVMRLINEPTSAAIAYGLDKTNVDRYGPKETNVFIFDLGGGTFDVSLLNISKDGTITVKALGCYSDTHLGGEDFDKALVKYCVQEFKNKENKDMSENVKAMMRLKVACEKAKRDLSSTTQTSIDVDCLYEGIDFLMKITRAKFEKLNDVYFKKCIAHVKKCLRDGNIMFKKNVDDVVIVGGSTRIPKVQEMLSEFFDGKLLYKSINADEAVAYGAAVLASNLSGNGGGIKMMKDLILLNVTPLSLGISIRGNEMSVIVPRNTPIPTAKMRYYSTQIDNQVHMNIDVYQGESMNTDENILLESLILDGIPPAPAFKQGVYICFSIDANGIIKLYTKVISTCDIKSRRIDCSGGDFLKHHMMKKMILQDG, from the exons atggcgattttggcggggtgttacaggcTTGGGCTTGGGCTTGGGCTTGGTAGTTTGTACGTTCGC ATGTCGAAATCAGTTGGAAGAACTGCAATTGGGATTGATCTTGGAACAACATATTCGTGTGTGGCTGAGTGGTTTGATCAACATAATCGTATTGAGATCATTCCTAATGAACAAGGTAACAAGATTACACCCTCATGTGTTGCCTGGGACGGCACTAATATTTTGGTGGGTGAGGCTGCAAAAAATCAAATAACCAGAAACCCTAAAAACACAGTTTTTG ACGTTAAACGCTTAATTGGAAACAAATTTAGTGATAGTAGAGTGCAGGAGGACATGAAGTTATGGCCTTTTAAGGTAAAGAAAGGGTCTGCAGAGGAGCCAATTGTTGTATTTGAACATGAATATGGGGACAAGGAATTTTCATCAGAAGACATATCTTCACTGATTTTAAAAAATCTTAAAGAGGCCGCTGAATCCTACCTTGGAACAAAAGTCACAGATGCAGTGATTACTGTTCCTGCATATTTTAATGACAAGCAACGTCAAGCAACCATGACTGCCGCTAAACTAGCGGGCCTCAATGTCATGAGGTTGATTAACGAGCCAACATCAGCAGCAATTGCGTATGGTCTGGATAAGACAAATGTTGATAGATATGGTCCCAAAGAGACAAACGTTTTCATTTTTGATTTGGGCGGAGGGACATTTGATGTGTCTCTTTTAAATATCAGCAAGGATGGTACCATTACGGTTAAAGCA ctggggtgttacagtgaCACTCATTTGGGTGGTGAAGATTTTGACAAGGCATTGGTGAAGTATTGCGTACAAGAATTTAAGAACAAAGAAAACAAAGACATGAGTGAGAATGTGAAAGCAATGATGAGGTTGAAAGTTGCATGTGAGAAAGCAAAGAGGGACCTGTCGTCAACAACTCAAACATCAATTGACGTTGATTGCTTATACGAGGGAATTGATTTTTTGATGAAAATCACCAGGGCAAAATTTGAGAAGCTAAATGATGTTTACTTTAAAAAGTGCATTGCACATGTGAAGAAGTGTTTGAGAGATGGGAATATAATGTTCAAGAAGAATGTTGATGATGTAGTTATTGTTGGTGGGTCTACAAGGATTCCAAAGGTACAAGAAATGTTGAGCGAGTTTTTTGATGGAAAACTACTTTACAAGAGCATTAATGCAGATGAAGCTGTGGCATATGGTGCAGCAGTATTGGCGTCAAACTTGAGTGGTAATGGTGGTGGTATAAAGATGATGAAGGACCTGATACTATTAAATGTGACCCCTCTGTCTCTTGGCATCTCGATCCGTGGAAATGAAATGAGCGTTATAGTCCCAAGGAACACACCGATACCCACCGCCAAGATGCGTTATTACAGCACACAAATCGACAATCAAGTACATATGAATATTGATGTGTATCAGGGTGAGAGCATGAACACGGATGAAAACATCTTGCTCGAATCGTTGATTCTAGATGGCATTCCACCAGCCCCTGCCTTCAAGCAAGGTGTATACATCTGCTTTTCTATAGATGCCAATGGAATTATCAAACTCTACACCAAAGTGATATCCACATGTGATATAAAAAGTAGGAGAATTGATTGCAGTGGAGGAGATTTCTTGAAGCATcacatgatgaagaagatgatactACAAGATGGATGA
- the LOC139855261 gene encoding small ribosomal subunit protein RACK1-like — MADTLILRGTLRSHTDWVTAIACPIDNSDTIITSSRDKSLIVWHLNNSDKTSGVVHRRLTGHSDFIQDVVLSSDGQFALSGSWDNELRLWDLNTGSTVRRFVGHGNHVLSVAFSNDNQQIVSASRDKTIKLWNTLGECNHTFENGHDDCVSCVRFRPNVTGPMIVSGSWDKSVKIWNLSSCKLRSSLHGHNGYVNTVTVSPDGSVIVSGGEDGNILLWDLSEGSMCDSLYSGSIVNALCFCPNKYWLCAATEKSIEVWDFESKSVVMDLKVDDLKQESEMAATAYCTSLCWSTDGSTLFSGYTDGVVRIWRVECLTSCNGWDFCDADNPTFSDGWHSCDGWVTCPASCDRWQSCDVDNPTSLVGGEMCDVDNPTSREGRKRCDVDSPASPTFKKKSRLW; from the coding sequence ATGGCAGACACCTTAATCCTTCGCGGCACTTTACGATCCCACACCGATTGGGTTACCGCAATCGCCTGCCCAATTGACAATTCCGACACAATCATAACATCCTCCCGCGACAAATCCCTCATCGTTTGGCACCTCAATAACTCCGACAAAACTTCTGGTGTCGTCCATCGCCGTCTCACCGGCCACTCAGATTTcattcaagacgtcgttctttcctcCGACGGCCAATTTGCTCTCTCCGGTTCATGGGACAATGAACTTCGTCTCTGGGACCTCAACACCGGTTCGACTGTTCGCCGATTCGTTGGTCACGGTAATCATGTACTTTCCGTTGCCTTTTCAAATGATAATCAACAAATTGTTTCTGCTTCTCGTGATAAAACTATCAAATTGTGGAATACATTAGGTGAATGTAATCACACATTTGAAAATGGACATGATGATTGTGTTAGTTGTGTTAGGTTTCGCCCGAATGTAACAGGGCCTATGATCGTATCTGGATCATGGGATAAAAGTGTGAAGATTTGGAATTTGAGTAGTTGCAAACTTAGGTCTAGTTTGCATGGACATAATGGATATGTGAATACTGTTACGGTATCACCTGATGGATCAGTGATTGTGAGTGGTGGGGAAGATGGGAATATATTGTTGTGGGATTTAAGTGAAGGGAGTATGTGCGATTCGCTTTATAGTGGTTCGATTGTGAATGCGTTGTGTTTTTGTCCTAATAAGTATTGGTTGTGTGCTGCCACTGAGAAAAGTATTGAGGTATGGGATTTTGAGAGTAAGAGCGTTGTTATGGATTTGAAGGTTGATGACTTGAAACAGGAATCTGAAATGGCTGCTACTGCCTACTGCACAAGCTTATGCTGGAGTACTGATGGTAGCACACTATTCAGTGGATATACAGATGGAGTTGTGCGCATTTGGCGTGTTGAGTGTCTTACCTCATGTAACGGATGGGATTTTTGTGATGCAGACAATCCTACCTTCAGTGACGGATGGCACTCCTGTGACGGATGGGTGACGTGTCCTGCCTCATGTGACAGATGGCAGAGCTGTGATGTAGACAACCCTACTTCGTTGGTCGGTGGGGAGATGTGTGATGTAGACAATCCTACCTCCCGTGAGGGAAGGAAAAGGTGTGACGTAGACAGTCCTGCCTCCCCCACTTTTAAAAAGAAAAGTCGTTTATGGTAG
- the LOC139855262 gene encoding uncharacterized protein — protein sequence MRKKWSGTAYKNHIWTCATALTVPEFNEAMKKLKNFSEPCYDWLTKVHAKHWARSHFTGRAKSDILLNNICEVYNRWLVDARDKPVITMLEYVREYLMKQIVKVKNVIGKTDGPLTPSATKVFELIKKEASKYKVLWNGSTKYQVNDAHGDQCVVDVAQRTCGCKRWQLTGMACKHAVATFWNMEKNNQDVGVPEVWVDQVYWLDTWIATYNYTITPVNGRSKWEKSNGQEATLTAPIRRATAGRPKKNRRKEMDEKDNLSEGGKLTRKGKSLSCGKCKGYGHNRRTCTVTPANDGASTSKQTKRKKDDGVAASKKKSKKGGN from the exons ATGAGAAAAAAGTGGAGTGGTACTGCCTATAAAAACCATATTTGGACTTGTGCTACTGCACTAACAGTGCCAGAATTTAATGAAGCAATGAAAAAATTGAAAAACTTTAGTGAACCATGCTATGATTGGTTAACTAAAGTACATGCCAAGCATTGGGCTAGAAGTCACTTCACAG GTAGAGCAAAATCTGATATTTTGCTCAACAACATATGTGAAGTTTATAATCGATGGTTAGTGGATGCTAGAGACAAGCCTGTTATTACTATGCTAGAATATGTTAGGGAATATCTGATGAAACAAATTGTGAAAGTGAAGAATGTTATTGGAAAAACTGATGGTCCACTAACCCCATCTGCAACAAAAGTATTTGAACTTATTAAGAAAGAAGCTTCTAAGTACAAAGTATTATGGAATGGTAGTACCAAATATCAGGTAAATGATGCTCATGGAGATCAGTGTGTTGTTGATGTTGCACAAAGAACATGTGGTTGTAAGAGATGGCAGTTAACAGGTATGGCTTGTAAGCATGCTGTTGCCACTTTTTGGAACATGGAAAAGAATAATCAAGATGTTGGGGTACCTGAGGTTTGGGTGGATCAAGTGTATTGGTTGGATACTTGGATTGCTACATATAATTATACAATCACTCCAGTAAATGGGAGATCCAAGTGGGAGAAATCAAATGGACAAGAAGCTACTCTAACTGCACCAATTAGAAGGGCAACAGCTGGTAGACCTAAGAAGAACAGGAGAAAAGAGATGGATGAGAAAGACAATTTGAGTGAAGGTGGGAAGCTAACAAGAAAGGGAAAGAGTTTGAGTTGTGGCAAATGTAAGGGTTATGGGCATAATCGTAGAACATGTACAGTTACTCCAGCTAATGATGGTGCAAGTACAAGCAAGCAAACCAAAAGAAAGAAAGATGATGGTGTGGCTGCAAGCAAGAAGAAGTCAAAAAAAGGTGGAAATTAG